One window of Catharus ustulatus isolate bCatUst1 chromosome 3, bCatUst1.pri.v2, whole genome shotgun sequence genomic DNA carries:
- the LRRN4 gene encoding leucine-rich repeat neuronal protein 4, which translates to MMSPLLILPLLLGTTAHGPVNRASSRDVTTFFQLAQEGTWENVNLTSMSCEYWKNRTWITLQLTNSSLTAFPVCLPEALQDLDLSNNLLEEVNGTEIANLPQLRVLSLRHNHLWSVRWGSETLSSLLKLDLSFNKLSSVPSCHGSALPNLRWLSLAGNPLIEIQPLAFSCYPQLQVLNLSATLLGQDDNRGIRDSAFAISTDPNEAMNRTGNSISVLDLSRTFFEKIQPEWTRDLANLRLLKLTSMPRLRSLDGNFFKSLPGLQELHCQDSHSLSFVQTEVFDSAPHLRHLSFENCNLSSFNPWNTNSSDGIAINLSGNPLLCDCQLSWLLSKPEKVVLVKASETFCTSQEDSGRPPTSFSLLELYNKCQSEGNVTLPHSNTALPDHDAFSFTSDETSALVTTDSALLTTDLTHTSSLIRRDVMSTAASSPMLTKDTYTSSLIYGDVISTAASRPTLTKDTSTSSLIYGDVMSTAASRPTLTKDTSTSSLTYGDVMSTAASNPTEPILTKANSSSHEDKAVSESTSNPPSSASVTSFPVFLQELFAQSPDHSSTSPSGTEQVQRGLRTTDTTFPQEGPFNQTKDYSTGATGVPHTTNHPIHSFATHGREGALQTSPPQLITTRSSAHPEPAPTTPPPHYTDDYDYDEKPKETPGLTAHVNCDYDSCRHLQKPCKELQNITQCSCPGTSREDEIPNPPRLKEVIEITDSSAQIRWCAPHSVVHSYELVLHAQDNEDRQFVMDNIYPTARQHTLYGLLPFTTYHICITASNKAGSSRNTGHETPGNSCTSFKTKPSYKYIFAGLSAASGLFLITTIVLSVCLCKACKKPQSEQYGTHLVSYKNPAFDYPLKIQTTN; encoded by the exons ATGATGTCACCTTTGCTcatcctccctctgctgctggggaccaCAGCACACGGCCCAGTGAACAGAGCATCATCCAGGGATGTCACCACCTTCTTCCAGCTGGCTCAGGAAGGCACCTGGGAGAATGTTAATCTCACCAGCATGTCCTGTGAATATTGGAAGAACAGGACGTGGATCACCCTGCAGCTGACCAACAGCAGCCTGACAGCTTTCCCTGTGTGCCTTCCAGAGGCCCTGCAGGACTTGGATCTCAGCAATAACCTCTTGGAAGAGGTGAATGGCACAGAGATAGCAAACCTCCCACAGCTGCGTGTCCTCTCGCTGAGGCACAACCACCTCTGGTCAGTGAGGTGGGGATCTGAAACCCTCAGCAGTCTCCTCAAGCTGGACTTGAGCTTTAACAAGCTGTCATCTGTGCCATCCTGCCACGGCTCTGCTCTACCTAACCTGAGGTGGTTGTCCTTGGCTGGAAATCCACTGATTGAAATCCAGCCACTGGCTTTTTCCTGCTATCCTCAGCTGCAGGTCTTGAACCTCTCTGCAACACTGCTTGGGCAGGATGACAATAGAGGAATTAGAGACTCTGCTTTTGCCATCAGCACAGATCCCAACGAGGCCATGAACAGGACTGGAAACTCCATCAGTGTGCTTGATCTGAGCAGGACCTTTTTTGAGAAAA ttcaACCAGAGTGGACCAGGGACTTGGCCAACCTCAGATTGCTTAAACTGACAAGCATGCCACGGTTAAGAAGCCTCGATGGCAACTTCTTCAAGTCCCTGCCTGGTCTCCAAGAGCTGCACTGTCAGGACTCCCATTCCCTGAGTTTTGTGCAGACAGAGGTGTTTGACAGTGCTCCTCACTTGAGGCATCTCTCATTTGAGAA CTGTAACCTGAGTTCCTTTAACCCTTGGAACACCAATTCATCAGATGGCATCGCCATCAACTTGTCTGGGAATCCTCTGCTGTGCGActgccagctctcctggctgctgtccAAGCCCGAGAAAGTTGTTCTGGTAAA GGCTTCAGAGACTTTTTGCACATCCCAGGAAGATTCGGGCAGACCTCCAACATCTTTTTCACTGCTGGAGCTCTACAATAAATGCCAGTCAGAGGGCAATGTTACACTGCCCCATTCAAACACAGCCCTTCCTGATCATGATGCTTTCAGCTTCACCAGTGATGAGACCTCTGCTCTAGTAACAACAGACTCAGCTCTGCTCACCACGGATTTGACTCACACCAGCTCCCTAATCCGGAGGGATGTGatgagcacagcagcatccagcCCAATGCTAACCAAAGACACCTACACCAGCTCCCTGATCTATGGGGATGTGATAagcacagcagcatccaggCCAACACTGACCAAAGACACCTCTACCAGTTCCCTGATCTATGGGGATGTGATGAGCACGGCAGCATCCAGGCCAACACTGACCAAAGACACCTCTACCAGTTCCCTGACCTATGGGGATGTGATGAGCACGGCAGCATCCAACCCAACGGAGCCGATCCTAACAAAGGCCAACAGTTCCTCCCATGAGGACAAGGCAGTTTCTGAATCCACAAGTAACCCCCCTTCCTCAGCATCTGTTACCTCCTTCCCAGTTTTTCTCCAAGAGCTCTTTGCTCAGTCCCCAGACCACAGCTCCACAAGCCCATCTGGAACAGAACAGGTGCAGAGAGGGCTCAGAACAACCGACACAACATTCCCCCAGGAAGGGCCGTTCAACCAGACCAAGGATTATTCCACTGGAGCAACAGGAGTCCCACACACCACCAACCATCCCATTCACTCCTTTGCCACCCATGGCAGGGAAGGTGCCCTCCAGACAAGCCCTCCCCAGCTGATCACCACGAGGAGCAGTGCCCACCCAGAGCCTGCACCCACCACACCACCACCACATTACACCGATGACTACGACTACGACGAGAAGCCAAAGGAAACCCCAGGGCTAACAGCCCACGTGAACTGTGACTACGATTCTTGCAGGCACCTGCAGAAGCCATGCAAGGAACTCCAGAACATAACCCAGTGTTCATGTCCTGGCACATCAAGGGAAGATGAGATTCCAAACCCACCCAGGCTCAAAGAAGTGATTGAAATcactgacagctctgcacagatACGCTGGTGTGCCCCACACTCAGTTGTTCACAGTTATGAGCTGGTGCTTCATGCCCAAGACAACGAGGACAGGCAGTTTGTCATGGACAACATCTACCCCACGGCCAGGCAGCACACTCTGTATGGCCTGCTGCCATTCACCACTTACCACATCTGTATCACTGCCTCCAACAAAGCAGGCTCAAGCCGGAACACAGGCCACGAAACTCCAGGTAATTCGTGTACcagctttaaaacaaaacccagctaCAAGTATATTTTTGCTGGTCTGTCTGCAGCAAGTGGACTCTTTCTCATTACCACAATTGTTTTATCTGTATGTCTGTGTAAGGCATGTAAAAAGCCTCAGAGTGAGCAGTATGGTACACACTTAGTCTCCTACAAAAACCCAGCATTTGattatcctttaaaaatacaaaccactAATTAG